In the genome of Brienomyrus brachyistius isolate T26 chromosome 17, BBRACH_0.4, whole genome shotgun sequence, one region contains:
- the zgc:112083 gene encoding histone H4 transcription factor: MAKKRNLSDLVVACEWAACTFKGRTMEELCDHMSLHLKEHLGDGDAMEELDDFACLWDGCQFLAMGSPSELVVHAHFHIFHAKLKFIGAQLLQSHPELPSCTQDLHNNNLIPELSERFLCQWEHCDSTFNNPEWFYRHVDMHAHCTEMQPLADQQQALFCSWKGCDAFFKIKYRLREHLRSHTQERLVACPTCGCMFSSNTKFFDHIHRQAEPEESFVCEHCGKRFANERLLRDHVRQHVNHIKCPLCDMTCTSLASLKTHIKFRHCDERPFSCDFCESSFKNQHDLRKHMETHNEGAAFHCSVAGCDYSSRMAHTMNQHYKRVHEGDMVSKYKCHLCDKSFSWCYTLTLHLRKKHDLKWPSGHSRFRYKEDEDGYLRLNMVRYETVEVTEEIMKNMAKKRTPRKASGSSSQARRPALPGGSSHNMSPSSSSSPTAPSSELPAPQSPRDFSQSEYCPLTTVTDLVSDPDISKDMARSAAPFGAVKALTEVARGLGMDVV, translated from the exons ATGGCAAAGAAAAGGAACCTATCCGATCTGGTGGTGGCGTGTGAATGGGCCGCTTGCACCTTCAAAGGTCGAACCATGGAGGAGCTGTGCGACCACATGTCACTTCATTTAAAGGAGCACCTGGGAGATGGGGATGCCATGGAAGAGCTAG ATGACTTTGCATGTCTGTGGGATGGCTGTCAGTTTCTAGCCATGGGGAGTCCTAGTGAACTGGTTGTGCACGCACACTTCCATATCTTCCATGCAAAGCTCAAGTTTATTGGAGCGCAGCTGCTTCAGTCCCACCCAGAGTTACCTAGCTGCACCCAGGATCTGCACAACAACAACTTGATCCCTGAACTGTCAGAAAGATTTCTGTGCCAGTGGGAACACTGTGAT AGCACTTTTAATAATCCAGAGTGGTTCTACCGCCATGTGGACATGCATGCACACTGCACTGAGATGCAGCCTCTTGCTGACCAGCAACAGGCACTGTTCTGCAGTTGGAAAG GTTGTGATGCCTTCTTCAAGATTAAGTACCGTCTGCGGGAGCACCTGCGCAGTCACACGCAGGAGAGACTGGTTGCATGCCCCACGTGTGGCTGCATGTTTTCCAGTAACACGAAGTTTTTTGACCACATCCACCGGCAAGCAGAGCCAGAAG AATCCTTTGTGTGTGAGCACTGTGGCAAACGCTTCGCCAACGAGAGGCTTTTGAGAGACCATGTTCGTCAGCATG TGAACCACATTAAGTGTCCTCTGTGTGACATGACCTGTACTTCTCTGGCATCCTTGAAGACGCACATCAAATTTCGGCACTGTGATGAACGTCCATTTTCCTGTGACTTCTGTGAGAGCAG CTTCAAGAATCAGCATGACCTGAGGAAGCACATGGAGACTCACAATGAGGGAGCTGCTTTTCACTGCAGCGTAGCAGGGTGTGACTACTCCTCTCGTATGGCCCATACTATGAACCAGCACTATAAGAGGGTGCACGAG GGTGACATGGTGTCTAAGTACAAATGCCATCTGTGTGACAAGAGCTTTTCCTGGTGCTATACACTGACCCTTCACCTGCGAAAGAAGCATGACCTCAAGTGGCCCTCTGGACACTCCCGCTTCAG ATACAAAGAAGATGAGGATGGGTATTTGCGGCTGAATATGGTGCGTTATGAGACTGTAGAGGTAACGGAGGAGATCATGAAGAATATGGCCAAGAAACGGACTCCCCGGAAGGCCTCTGGTTCCAGCAGCcaggccaggcgccctgccctCCCAGGAGGGAGCTCCCACAACATGTCTCCTTCCTCATCCTCCAGTCCTACTGCACCCTCCTCAGAGCTGCCTGCTCCCCAGAGCCCCCGGGACTTCAGCCAGTCAGAGTACTGTCCTCTGACTACAGTCACAGATCTGGTCAGTGACCCTGACATCAGCAAGGATATGGCTCGGTCTGCTGCCCCCTTTGGGGCCGTAAAGGCCCTAACTGAAGTGGCTCGTGGGCTGGGCATGGATGTAGTGTAG
- the LOC125712380 gene encoding zinc finger and BTB domain-containing protein 21-like isoform X2 codes for MDSLVHYINPVHISSLLSVLNEQRLNGRLCDVIIIVGDHKFQAHRSVLAASSEYFQTIFNSGNTQGQSVVQLDFCDPEVFENVLNYIYSSSLFVNKGYLAAVQEMGCSLGIQFLNNIMEKKPQVSYIVSKKKMFSEGNEGSFTSRNVIVGQNHSDNPVNSFSHIEAIHLHGKTPSEHAIRKQTVLPIKESTQLSVTSSVSLIDLQIQHRQLPSDTISLSDNPQLTDCKEANPGKRNQKFRQTDRVGFLFKTPLAKSLSIDNPVCTTLFHLDKRKKIESPEKSPNIEASDQLGDLSDVIQVTVGDDLPVDVRNLTVSFDELNEEDEQRKARLCSESSSLKKPNGVNEHSFSSEGTRPSITADKANNDMQKELKQNRIFKCRNCLMVFRSSTGLCRHINMFHNPEKLYACHICNKRFHTNFKVWTHCQTQHGILQDPAPTTSFYTGMDDRLYRKSAGLVQERELKKRPWGLKSGSLQSQINHKYHLRSRSIINTCPQCGNTYRLLSQFKRHLMLHHCVKSEILNDVKEALPQTDDHELHSQKDENQDVSSCSVCSEKFCAKYEQGEHEQRCQAATGPHCGPFDSFKKKPTEIHCEYKNLSCHKCKRTFQSTFSLWQHQVEVHSQPETRKEPVSVYHQDHNNDAASGMKACGSGENADLDSFKPVIFHPESSSIPKTESLLSLQEEIKVEEEPSKENIDNSCSHGPKTLELEESSQWSCEKCGRHFSGCKQLERHQELLCYIKPFNCHICQKSFRTNFRLWSHIQSHTPNSESASKKRRKDFSSNSPSLPLPSEITESVSVAMGRKTEENAAGELLHSGILCDTLSPSKQSDQVSNHAPAPSSSKRHHICKLCRRNFKTAFSLWSHEQSHSNH; via the coding sequence ATGGACAGTCTGGTTCACTACATTAATCCAGTGCATATCTCCTCCTTATTAAGTGTGCTCAATGAACAGCGATTGAATGGTCGGCTCTGTGATGTAATAATAATTGTGGGTGACCACAAATTTCAGGCTCACAGGAGTGTTCTTGCTGCAAGCAGTGAGTACTTTCAGACCATCTTTAACAGTGGAAACACTCAAGGACAGTCAGTTGTCCAGCTTGATTTTTGTGACCCAGAAGTCTTTGAGAATGTGTTAAATTACATCTATTCCTCTTCACTGTTTGTGAACAAAGGATATCTGGCTGCCGTTCAAGAGATGGGCTGTAGTTTGGGAATCCAATTCTTGAATAATATAATGGAAAAGAAGCCTCAGGTTTCTTACATTGTGTCTAAGAAGAAGATGTTTTCCGAGGGCAATGAGGGTAGCTTTACTTCAAGGAATGTCATTGTTGGCCAGAATCATAGTGATAAtcctgtaaatagtttttctcaTATTGAGGCTATACATCTACATGGGAAAACTCCATCAGAACACGCAATAAGAAAGCAGACTGTTCTACCTATTAAAGAATCCACACAGCTATCTGTAACCTCTTCTGTATCTTTAATTGATTTGCAAATACAGCATAGACAGTTACCCTCAGATACTATAAGCCTGAGTGACAATCCACAGCTGACTGACTGCAAAGAAGCAAATCCAGGCAAGAGAAATCAAAAGTTTAGACAGACTGACAGAGTGGGTTTTCTTTTCAAAACTCCTTTGGCCAAATCATTATCGATAGATAATCCCGTATGTACTACTCTGTTTCATCTtgataaaagaaagaaaatagaaTCACCAGAGAAATCCCCTAATATAGAAGCAAGCGATCAACTGGGAGATCTTTCTGATGTAATACAAGTCACTGTTGGGGATGATTTGCCTGTTGATGTTAGAAACTTAACAGTGAGCTTTGATGAGCTGAATGAGGAAGACGAACAAAGAAAGGCAAGGTTATGCAGTGAAAGTAGCTCATTAAAAAAACCAAACGGTGTTAATGAACACAGCTTTTCATCAGAAGGCACTAGGCCTAGCATCACAGCCGATAAGGCAAACAATGACATGCAGAAGGAGCTAAAACAGAACAGAATTTTCAAATGTCGGAATTGTTTAATGGTGTTCCGGTCCAGCACTGGACTATGCCGACACATAAACATGTTTCACAACCCAGAAAAGCTGTATGCGTGTCACATCTGTAATAAACGATTTCACACCAACTTCAAAGTATGGACACATTGCCAGACGCAGCATGGAATATTGCAAGATCCAGCTCCTACTACTAGCTTCTACACAGGCATGGATGACAGATTGTACAGGAAGTCTGCTGGTTTGGTGCAAGAAAGAGAATTAAAGAAAAGGCCATGGGGCCTTAAGTCTGGAAGCCTACAGTCTCAAATAAATCATAAATATCATCTTAGGTCAAGGTCTATAATCAACACCTGCCCTCAGTGTGGAAATACATACAGGTTATTGTCTCAGTTCAAACGACATTTAATGTTGCACCATTGTGTGAAATCTGAAATCCTGAATGATGTGAAGGAAGCGTTACCCCAGACAGATGACCATGAGCTTCATTCTCAGAAGGACGAAAACCAAGATGTGAGTTCTTGTAGTGTCTGCAGTGAGAAATTCTGCGCTAAGTATGAGCAGGGAGAGCATGAACAAAGATGTCAAGCAGCAACGGGTCCACATTGTGGCCCTTTTGACTCCTTCAAAAAGAAGCCAACTGAGATCCACTGTGAGTACAAGAACTTGTCCTGCCACAAATGTAAGCGAACTTTCCAGTCCACCTTCAGCTTATGGCAGCACCAAGTAGAGGTTCACAGTCAACCAGAAACCAGAAAGGAGCCAGTGTCTGTTTATCATCAGGATCACAACAATGACGCAGCCAGTGGCATGAAAGCTTGTGGTTCTGGAGAAAATGCTGACCTTGATTCTTTTAAGCCAGTGATATTTCATCCTGAGAGCAGTTCCATCCCAAAAACTGAGAGTTTGCTCTCACTCCAGGAAGAAATaaaggtggaggaggagccatCTAAGGAAAACATTGATAACAGCTGCAGCCATGGACCGAAGACCCTTGAGCTAGAAGAGTCTAGCCAGTGGTCATGTGAAAAATGCGGCAGGCATTTCAGTGGCTGTAAGCAACTGGAGCGCCACCAAGAGCTGCTGTGCTACATCAAACCTTTCAATTGTCATATATGCCAGAAATCTTTCAGAACCAATTTCCGTCTCTGGAGTCACATTCAGTCGCACACACCCAATTCTGAGTCAGCATCcaaaaagagaagaaaagatTTTTCCTCCAATTCCCCATCTCTGCCCCTCCCATCAGAAATTACAGAAAGTGTGTCTGTTGCTATGGGCAGGAAGACGGAGGAAAATGCAGCAGGTGAACTCCTACACAGTGGCATCTTGTGTGACACTCTGAGCCCTTCTAAGCAGTCCGATCAAGTGAGCAACCATGCTCCAGCACCCTCATCCTCTAAGAGGCACCACATTTGTAAACTCTGCCGTCGCAATTTCAAGACTGCTTTTAGTCTTTGGAGCCATGAGCAAAGTCATTCCAATCATTGA
- the LOC125712380 gene encoding zinc finger and BTB domain-containing protein 21-like isoform X1, translated as MPCCLCLKSESVSLHFPTGKMDSLVHYINPVHISSLLSVLNEQRLNGRLCDVIIIVGDHKFQAHRSVLAASSEYFQTIFNSGNTQGQSVVQLDFCDPEVFENVLNYIYSSSLFVNKGYLAAVQEMGCSLGIQFLNNIMEKKPQVSYIVSKKKMFSEGNEGSFTSRNVIVGQNHSDNPVNSFSHIEAIHLHGKTPSEHAIRKQTVLPIKESTQLSVTSSVSLIDLQIQHRQLPSDTISLSDNPQLTDCKEANPGKRNQKFRQTDRVGFLFKTPLAKSLSIDNPVCTTLFHLDKRKKIESPEKSPNIEASDQLGDLSDVIQVTVGDDLPVDVRNLTVSFDELNEEDEQRKARLCSESSSLKKPNGVNEHSFSSEGTRPSITADKANNDMQKELKQNRIFKCRNCLMVFRSSTGLCRHINMFHNPEKLYACHICNKRFHTNFKVWTHCQTQHGILQDPAPTTSFYTGMDDRLYRKSAGLVQERELKKRPWGLKSGSLQSQINHKYHLRSRSIINTCPQCGNTYRLLSQFKRHLMLHHCVKSEILNDVKEALPQTDDHELHSQKDENQDVSSCSVCSEKFCAKYEQGEHEQRCQAATGPHCGPFDSFKKKPTEIHCEYKNLSCHKCKRTFQSTFSLWQHQVEVHSQPETRKEPVSVYHQDHNNDAASGMKACGSGENADLDSFKPVIFHPESSSIPKTESLLSLQEEIKVEEEPSKENIDNSCSHGPKTLELEESSQWSCEKCGRHFSGCKQLERHQELLCYIKPFNCHICQKSFRTNFRLWSHIQSHTPNSESASKKRRKDFSSNSPSLPLPSEITESVSVAMGRKTEENAAGELLHSGILCDTLSPSKQSDQVSNHAPAPSSSKRHHICKLCRRNFKTAFSLWSHEQSHSNH; from the coding sequence ATGCCTTGTTGTCTTTGTCTGAAATCTGAAAGTGTCTCTCTTCATTTTCCAACAGGCAAAATGGACAGTCTGGTTCACTACATTAATCCAGTGCATATCTCCTCCTTATTAAGTGTGCTCAATGAACAGCGATTGAATGGTCGGCTCTGTGATGTAATAATAATTGTGGGTGACCACAAATTTCAGGCTCACAGGAGTGTTCTTGCTGCAAGCAGTGAGTACTTTCAGACCATCTTTAACAGTGGAAACACTCAAGGACAGTCAGTTGTCCAGCTTGATTTTTGTGACCCAGAAGTCTTTGAGAATGTGTTAAATTACATCTATTCCTCTTCACTGTTTGTGAACAAAGGATATCTGGCTGCCGTTCAAGAGATGGGCTGTAGTTTGGGAATCCAATTCTTGAATAATATAATGGAAAAGAAGCCTCAGGTTTCTTACATTGTGTCTAAGAAGAAGATGTTTTCCGAGGGCAATGAGGGTAGCTTTACTTCAAGGAATGTCATTGTTGGCCAGAATCATAGTGATAAtcctgtaaatagtttttctcaTATTGAGGCTATACATCTACATGGGAAAACTCCATCAGAACACGCAATAAGAAAGCAGACTGTTCTACCTATTAAAGAATCCACACAGCTATCTGTAACCTCTTCTGTATCTTTAATTGATTTGCAAATACAGCATAGACAGTTACCCTCAGATACTATAAGCCTGAGTGACAATCCACAGCTGACTGACTGCAAAGAAGCAAATCCAGGCAAGAGAAATCAAAAGTTTAGACAGACTGACAGAGTGGGTTTTCTTTTCAAAACTCCTTTGGCCAAATCATTATCGATAGATAATCCCGTATGTACTACTCTGTTTCATCTtgataaaagaaagaaaatagaaTCACCAGAGAAATCCCCTAATATAGAAGCAAGCGATCAACTGGGAGATCTTTCTGATGTAATACAAGTCACTGTTGGGGATGATTTGCCTGTTGATGTTAGAAACTTAACAGTGAGCTTTGATGAGCTGAATGAGGAAGACGAACAAAGAAAGGCAAGGTTATGCAGTGAAAGTAGCTCATTAAAAAAACCAAACGGTGTTAATGAACACAGCTTTTCATCAGAAGGCACTAGGCCTAGCATCACAGCCGATAAGGCAAACAATGACATGCAGAAGGAGCTAAAACAGAACAGAATTTTCAAATGTCGGAATTGTTTAATGGTGTTCCGGTCCAGCACTGGACTATGCCGACACATAAACATGTTTCACAACCCAGAAAAGCTGTATGCGTGTCACATCTGTAATAAACGATTTCACACCAACTTCAAAGTATGGACACATTGCCAGACGCAGCATGGAATATTGCAAGATCCAGCTCCTACTACTAGCTTCTACACAGGCATGGATGACAGATTGTACAGGAAGTCTGCTGGTTTGGTGCAAGAAAGAGAATTAAAGAAAAGGCCATGGGGCCTTAAGTCTGGAAGCCTACAGTCTCAAATAAATCATAAATATCATCTTAGGTCAAGGTCTATAATCAACACCTGCCCTCAGTGTGGAAATACATACAGGTTATTGTCTCAGTTCAAACGACATTTAATGTTGCACCATTGTGTGAAATCTGAAATCCTGAATGATGTGAAGGAAGCGTTACCCCAGACAGATGACCATGAGCTTCATTCTCAGAAGGACGAAAACCAAGATGTGAGTTCTTGTAGTGTCTGCAGTGAGAAATTCTGCGCTAAGTATGAGCAGGGAGAGCATGAACAAAGATGTCAAGCAGCAACGGGTCCACATTGTGGCCCTTTTGACTCCTTCAAAAAGAAGCCAACTGAGATCCACTGTGAGTACAAGAACTTGTCCTGCCACAAATGTAAGCGAACTTTCCAGTCCACCTTCAGCTTATGGCAGCACCAAGTAGAGGTTCACAGTCAACCAGAAACCAGAAAGGAGCCAGTGTCTGTTTATCATCAGGATCACAACAATGACGCAGCCAGTGGCATGAAAGCTTGTGGTTCTGGAGAAAATGCTGACCTTGATTCTTTTAAGCCAGTGATATTTCATCCTGAGAGCAGTTCCATCCCAAAAACTGAGAGTTTGCTCTCACTCCAGGAAGAAATaaaggtggaggaggagccatCTAAGGAAAACATTGATAACAGCTGCAGCCATGGACCGAAGACCCTTGAGCTAGAAGAGTCTAGCCAGTGGTCATGTGAAAAATGCGGCAGGCATTTCAGTGGCTGTAAGCAACTGGAGCGCCACCAAGAGCTGCTGTGCTACATCAAACCTTTCAATTGTCATATATGCCAGAAATCTTTCAGAACCAATTTCCGTCTCTGGAGTCACATTCAGTCGCACACACCCAATTCTGAGTCAGCATCcaaaaagagaagaaaagatTTTTCCTCCAATTCCCCATCTCTGCCCCTCCCATCAGAAATTACAGAAAGTGTGTCTGTTGCTATGGGCAGGAAGACGGAGGAAAATGCAGCAGGTGAACTCCTACACAGTGGCATCTTGTGTGACACTCTGAGCCCTTCTAAGCAGTCCGATCAAGTGAGCAACCATGCTCCAGCACCCTCATCCTCTAAGAGGCACCACATTTGTAAACTCTGCCGTCGCAATTTCAAGACTGCTTTTAGTCTTTGGAGCCATGAGCAAAGTCATTCCAATCATTGA